In Papaver somniferum cultivar HN1 unplaced genomic scaffold, ASM357369v1 unplaced-scaffold_80, whole genome shotgun sequence, the following proteins share a genomic window:
- the LOC113344928 gene encoding probable polygalacturonase At3g15720 has protein sequence MDYNAIGDGIADDYQAFLDAWTRMCSTSGANAFLVIPKGKTFLVSRISFDGPCELQNPSVQVDGDIIAPTRDGWSGGKPQPTDSWITFSNVNGLAINGSGRIDGRGSDWWDLPDKDRPSALTLKNCNNGQLSWLAHVNSQRNHISICDCNNVLISHITINAPEDSHNTDGIDISLSQNIRIEHSSIGTGDDCVAINGGCKFINITDVNCGPGHGISIGSLGGNGKEDTVEEVHVQNVHFSGTMNGARIKTWEGGQGFARKISFDQITLSEVYNPIVIDQHYFSDVHRSVEASAVAISDVTFSGINGTSTNDIVINLNCSAVVPCTNIIMKNINIQSTKSIASSNCVNARGTATETYPNVPCLT, from the exons ATGGACTATAACGCCATTGGAGATGGCATTGCAGACGACTACCAA GCTTTTCTAGATGCATGGACAAGGATGTGTAGTACATCCGGAGCTAATGCATTCCTTGTCATACCTAAGGGAAAAACGTTCTTAGTGAGTCGTATAAGCTTTGATGGTCCTTGCGAATTACAAAACCCTTCTGTACAG GTTGATGGGGATATTATTGCACCTACAAGGGATGGTTGGAGCGGTGGAAAACCCCAACCCACTGATAGTTGGATCACATTCAGCAATGTGAATGGTCTAGCAATAAACGGATCAGGTCGAATCGACGGTCGAGGTTCAGATTGGTGGGATCTACCTGATAAAGACAGACCATCG GCATTAACATTGAAAAATTGTAATAATGGTCAATTGAGCTGGTTGGCGCATGTGAATAGCCAACGAAATCACATCTCTATATGCGACTGTAATAACGTGCTCATTTCTCACATAACCATAAACGCTCCTGAAGATAGTCATAATACTGATGGTATTGACATCAGTCTTTCACAAAACATCCGTATCGAACACTCTTCCATTGGAACCG GTGATGATTGTGTTGCTATCAATGGAGGATGCAAGTTTATCAATATTACCGACGTGAATTGTGGTCCTGGACATGGCATAAG TATTGGAAGCTTAGGAGGTAATGGAAAAGAGGACACAGTTGAAGAAGTGCATGTTcaaaatgttcatttttctgGAACTATGAATGGTGCAAGGATAAAGACATGGGAA GGAGGCCAAGGATTTGCCAGAAAAATATCATTTGATCAGATTACTCTCTCAGAAGTATATAATCCTATAGTTATTGATCAACACTACTTCAGTGACGTCCACCGCTCGGTAGAA GCGTCTGCTGTTGCGATTAGCGATGTAACGTTCAGTGGAATTAACGGAACTTCGACAAATGATATAGTAATTAATTTGAATTGCAGTGCGGTTGTCCCTTGCACAAACATCATCATGAAAAACATCAACATACAATCAACAAAATCCATAGCCTCTTCTAATTGCGTCAATGCTCGTGGAACAGCCACTGAGACATATCCTAATGTTCCTTGCTTAACATAA